In Takifugu flavidus isolate HTHZ2018 chromosome 5, ASM371156v2, whole genome shotgun sequence, the following proteins share a genomic window:
- the nr2f1a gene encoding nuclear receptor subfamily 2 group F member 1-A, translating into MAMVVSVWRDPQEDVAGGPPSGPNPAAQPAREQHQAASAAPHTPQTPSQPGPPSTPGTAGDKGSQNSGQSQQHIECVVCGDKSSGKHYGQFTCEGCKSFFKRSVRRNLTYSCRANRNCPIDQHHRNQCQYCRLKKCLKVGMRREAVQRGRMPPTQPNPGQYALTNGDPLNGHCYLSGYISLLLRAEPYPTSRYGSQCMQPNNIMGIENICELAARLLFSAVEWSRNIPFFPDLQITDQVSLLRLTWSELFVLNAAQCSMPLHVAPLLAAAGLHASPMSADRVVAFMDHIRIFQEQVEKLKTLHVDSAEYSCLKAIVLFTSDACGLSDAAHIESLQEKSQCALEEYVRSQYPNQPSRFGKLLLRLPSLRTVSSSVIEQLFFVRLVGKTPIETLIRDMLLSGSSFNWPYMSIQ; encoded by the exons ATGGCAATGGTAGTTAGCGTCTGGCGAGATCCGCAGGAAGACGTGGCCGGAGGACCTCCGAGCGGCCCCAACCCAGCAGCGCAGCCGGCGAGGGAGCAGCACCAGGCGGCGTCGGCGGCGCCGCACACTCCGCAGACCCCCAGCCAGCCGGGACCCCCGTCCACACCGGGAACCGCCGGGGACAAGGGGAGTCAGAATTCCGGACAGAGTCAGCAACATATTGAATGTGTGGTTTGCGGAGACAAATCGAGCGGTAAACACTATGGCCAGTTCACCTGCGAGGGATGCAAAAGTTTCTTCAAGAGGAGTGTACGGAGGAACTTAACGTACTCATGTCGTGCCAATAGGAACTGTCCCATTGACCAGCACCACCGAAATCAGTGCCAATACTGCCGGCTGAAGAAGTGTTTAAAAGTGGGAATGCGGCGGGAAG CGGTTCAGCGAGGACGAATGCCTCCAACCCAGCCCAACCCAGGCCAGTACGCGCTGACCAACGGAGACCCCCTGAACGGCCACTGCTATCTGTCCGGATACATCTCTTTATTGCTGCGGGCCGAGCCCTATCCGACGTCCCGGTACGGGAGCCAGTGCATGCAGCCCAACAATATCATGGGCATCGAGAACATCTGCGAACTGGCGGCTCGGTTGCTCTTCAGCGCCGTGGAGTGGTCGAGAAACATCCCTTTCTTTCCCGACCTGCAGATCACCGACCAGGTGTCCCTTCTCAGGCTGACTTGGAGCGAGTTGTTTGTGCTTAACGCAGCCCAGTGCTCCATGCCTCTGCATGTGGCCCCTCTGCTCGCCGCGGCGGGCCTCCACGCCTCTCCCATGTCCGCGGACAGAGTCGTGGCTTTCATGGATCACATCCGGATCTTCCAAGAGCAAGTGGAGAAGCTCAAGACCCTGCACGTAGACTCGGCAGAGTACAGCTGCCTCAAGGCCATCGTGCTGTTCACATCAG ACGCTTGTGGCCTGTCGGATGCTGCTCACATCGAGAGCCTACAGGAGAAATCCCAGTGCGCCCTGGAGGAATACGTGAGGAGCCAGTACCCGAACCAGCCCAGCCGCTTTGGGAAGCTCCTGCTGCGGCTGCCCTCTCTGCGCACCGTCTCGTCGTCGGTAATCGAGCAGCTGTTCTTCGTCCGCTTGGTAGGTAAAACTCCTATTGAAACCCTCATCAGGGATATGCTTTTATCCGGGAGCAGCTTCAACTGGCCTTACATGTCCATCCAATGA